One genomic segment of Rhinopithecus roxellana isolate Shanxi Qingling chromosome 6, ASM756505v1, whole genome shotgun sequence includes these proteins:
- the SMO gene encoding smoothened homolog isoform X2 — protein MPKCENDRVELPSRTLCQATRGPCAIVERERGWPDFLRCTPDRFPEGCTNEVQNIKFNSSGQCEVPLVRTDNPKSWYEDVEGCGIQCQNPLFTEAEHQDMHSYIAAFGAVTGLCTLFTLATFVADWRNSNRYPAVILFYVNACFFVGSIGWLAQFMDGARREIVCRADGTMRLGEPTSNETLSCVIIFVIVYYALMAGVVWFVVLTYAWHTSFKALGTTYQPLSGKTSYFHLLTWSLPFVLTVAILAVAQVDGDSVSGICFVGYKNYRYRAGFVLAPIGLVLIVGGYFLIRGVMTLFSIKSNHPGLLSEKAASKINETMLRLGIFGFLAFGFVLITFSCHFYDFFNQAEWERSFRDYVLCQANVTIGLPTKKPIPDCEIKNRPSLLVEKINLFAMFGTGIAMSTWVWTKATLLIWRRTWCRLTGQSDDEPKRIKKSKMIAKAFSKRHELLQNPGQELSFSMHTVSHDGPVAGLAFDLNEPSADVSSAWAQHVTKMVARRGAILPQDISVTPVATPVPPEEQANLWLVEAEISPELQKRLGRKKKRRKRKKEVCPLAPPPELHPPAPAPSTVPRLPQLPRQKCLVAAGAWGAGDSCRQGAWTLVSNPFCPEPSPPQDPFLPSAPAPMAWAHGHRQGLGPIHSRTNLMEAELMDADSDF, from the exons ATGCCCAAGTGTGAGAATGACCGGGTGGAGCTGCCCAGCCGTACCCTCTGCCAGGCCACCAGAGGCCCCTGTGCCATCGTGGAGAGGGAGCGGGGCTGGCCTGACTTCCTGCGCTGTACTCCTGACCGCTTCCCTGAAGGCTGCACA AATGAGGTGCAGAACATCAAGTTCAACAGTTCAGGCCAGTGCGAAGTGCCCTTGGTTCGGACAGACAACCCCAAGAGCTGGTACGAGGACGTGGAGGGCTGCGGCATCCAGTGCCAGAACCCGCTCTTCACCGAGGCTGAGCACCAGGACATGCACAGCTACATCGCGGCCTTTGGGGCCGTCACAGGCCTCTGCACGCTCTTCACCCTG GCCACATTCGTGGCTGACTGGCGGAACTCGAATCGCTACCCTGCTGTTATTCTCTTCTACGTCAATGCATGCTTCTTTGTGGGCAGCATTGGCTGGCTGGCCCAGTTCATGGATGGTGCCCGCCGGGAGATCGTCTGCCGTGCAGATGGCACCATGAGGCTTGGGGAGCCCAC CTCCAATGAGACTCTGTCCTGTGTCATCATCTTTGTCATCGTGTACTATGCCCTGATGGCTGGCGTGGTTTGGTTTGTGGTTCTCACCTATGCCTGGCACACTTCCTTCAAAGCCCTGGGCACTACCTACCAGCCTCTCTCGGGCAAGACCTCCTACTTCCACCTGCTCACCTGGTCACTCCCCTTTGTCCTCACTGTGGCAATCCTTGCTGTGGCGCAG GTGGATGGGGACTCTGTGAGTGGCATCTGTTTTGTGGGCTACAAGAACTACCGATACCGTGCGGGCTTCGTGCTGGCCCCAATCGGCCTGGTGCTCATCGTGGGAGGCTACTTCCTCATCCGCG GAGTCATGACTCTGTTCTCCATCAAGAGCAACCACCCGGGGCTGCTGAGTGAGAAGGCTGCCAGCAAGATCAATGAGACCATGCTGCGCCTAG GCATTTTTGGCTTCCTGGCCTTTGGCTTTGTGCTCATTACCTTCAGCTGCCACTTCTACGACTTCTTCAACCAGGCTGAGTGGGAGCGCAGCTTCCGGGACTATGTGCT GTGTCAGGCCAATGTGACCATCGGACTGCCCACCAAGAAGCCCATCCCTGACTGTGAGATCAAGAATCGCCCGAGCCTTCTGGTGGAGAAGATCAACCTGTTTGCCATGTTTGGAACTGGCATTGCCATGAGCACCTGGGTCTGGACCAAGGCCACGCTGCTCATCTGGAGGCGTACCTGGTGCAG GTTGACTGGGCAGAGTGACGATGAGCCCAAGCGGATCAAGAAGAGCAAGATGATTGCCAAGGCCTTCTCCAAGCGGCATGAGCTCCTACAGAACCCGGGCCAGGAGCTGTCCTTCAGCATGCACACTGTGTCCCACGATGGGCCTGTGG CGGGCTTGGCCTTTGATCTCAATGAGCCCTCAGCTGATGTCTCCTCTGCCTGGGCCCAGCATGTCACCAAGATGGTGGCTCGGAGAGGAGCCATACTGCCCCAGGATATTTCTGTCACCCCTGTGGCAACTCCAG TGCCCCCAGAGGAACAAGCCAACCTATGGCTGGTTGAGGCAGAGATCTCCCCAGAACTGCAGAAGCGCCTGGGccggaagaagaagaggaggaagaggaagaaggaggtgtGTCCGCTGGCGCCGCCCCCTGAGCTTCATCCTCCTGCCCCTGCGCCCAGTACGGTTCCTCGACTGCCTCAGCTGCCCCGGCAGAAATGCCTGGTGGCTGCAGGTGCATGGGGAGCTGGGGACTCTTGCCGACAGGGAGCGTGGACCCTGGTCTCCAACCCATTCTGCCCAGAGCCCAGTCCCCCTCAGGATCCATTTCTGCCTAGTGCACCAGCCCCCATGGCCTGGGCTCACGGCCACCGACAGGGCCTGGGGCCCATTCACTCCCGCACCAACCTGATGGAGGCAGAACTCATGGATGCAGACTCAGACTTCTGA
- the SMO gene encoding smoothened homolog isoform X1: MAAARPARGPELPLLGLLLLLLGGPSRGASSSGNATGPGPRSAGGSARRSAAVTGPPPPLSHCGRAAPCEPLLYNVCLGSVLPYGATSTLLAGDSDSQEEAHGKLVLWSGLRNAPRCWAVIQPLLCAVYMPKCENDRVELPSRTLCQATRGPCAIVERERGWPDFLRCTPDRFPEGCTNEVQNIKFNSSGQCEVPLVRTDNPKSWYEDVEGCGIQCQNPLFTEAEHQDMHSYIAAFGAVTGLCTLFTLATFVADWRNSNRYPAVILFYVNACFFVGSIGWLAQFMDGARREIVCRADGTMRLGEPTSNETLSCVIIFVIVYYALMAGVVWFVVLTYAWHTSFKALGTTYQPLSGKTSYFHLLTWSLPFVLTVAILAVAQVDGDSVSGICFVGYKNYRYRAGFVLAPIGLVLIVGGYFLIRGVMTLFSIKSNHPGLLSEKAASKINETMLRLGIFGFLAFGFVLITFSCHFYDFFNQAEWERSFRDYVLCQANVTIGLPTKKPIPDCEIKNRPSLLVEKINLFAMFGTGIAMSTWVWTKATLLIWRRTWCRLTGQSDDEPKRIKKSKMIAKAFSKRHELLQNPGQELSFSMHTVSHDGPVAGLAFDLNEPSADVSSAWAQHVTKMVARRGAILPQDISVTPVATPVPPEEQANLWLVEAEISPELQKRLGRKKKRRKRKKEVCPLAPPPELHPPAPAPSTVPRLPQLPRQKCLVAAGAWGAGDSCRQGAWTLVSNPFCPEPSPPQDPFLPSAPAPMAWAHGHRQGLGPIHSRTNLMEAELMDADSDF, translated from the exons ATGGCCGCTGCCCGCCCCGCGCGGGGGCCGGAGCTCCCGCTgctggggctgctgctgctgctgctggggggCCCGAGCCGGGGGGCGTCCTCGAGCGGGAACGCGACCGGGCCTGGGCCGCGGAGCGCGGGCGGGAGCGCTAGGAGGAGCGCGGCGGTGACCGGCCCTCCGCCGCCGCTGAGCCACTGCGGCCGGGCTGCCCCCTGCGAGCCGCTGCTCTACAACGTGTGCCTGGGCTCCGTGCTGCCCTACGGGGCCACCTCCACACTGCTGGCCGGGGACTCGGACTCCCAGGAGGAAGCGCACGGCAAGCTCGTGCTCTGGTCGG GCCTCCGGAATGCTCCCCGCTGCTGGGCAGTGATCCAGCCCCTGCTGTGTGCTGTATACATGCCCAAGTGTGAGAATGACCGGGTGGAGCTGCCCAGCCGTACCCTCTGCCAGGCCACCAGAGGCCCCTGTGCCATCGTGGAGAGGGAGCGGGGCTGGCCTGACTTCCTGCGCTGTACTCCTGACCGCTTCCCTGAAGGCTGCACA AATGAGGTGCAGAACATCAAGTTCAACAGTTCAGGCCAGTGCGAAGTGCCCTTGGTTCGGACAGACAACCCCAAGAGCTGGTACGAGGACGTGGAGGGCTGCGGCATCCAGTGCCAGAACCCGCTCTTCACCGAGGCTGAGCACCAGGACATGCACAGCTACATCGCGGCCTTTGGGGCCGTCACAGGCCTCTGCACGCTCTTCACCCTG GCCACATTCGTGGCTGACTGGCGGAACTCGAATCGCTACCCTGCTGTTATTCTCTTCTACGTCAATGCATGCTTCTTTGTGGGCAGCATTGGCTGGCTGGCCCAGTTCATGGATGGTGCCCGCCGGGAGATCGTCTGCCGTGCAGATGGCACCATGAGGCTTGGGGAGCCCAC CTCCAATGAGACTCTGTCCTGTGTCATCATCTTTGTCATCGTGTACTATGCCCTGATGGCTGGCGTGGTTTGGTTTGTGGTTCTCACCTATGCCTGGCACACTTCCTTCAAAGCCCTGGGCACTACCTACCAGCCTCTCTCGGGCAAGACCTCCTACTTCCACCTGCTCACCTGGTCACTCCCCTTTGTCCTCACTGTGGCAATCCTTGCTGTGGCGCAG GTGGATGGGGACTCTGTGAGTGGCATCTGTTTTGTGGGCTACAAGAACTACCGATACCGTGCGGGCTTCGTGCTGGCCCCAATCGGCCTGGTGCTCATCGTGGGAGGCTACTTCCTCATCCGCG GAGTCATGACTCTGTTCTCCATCAAGAGCAACCACCCGGGGCTGCTGAGTGAGAAGGCTGCCAGCAAGATCAATGAGACCATGCTGCGCCTAG GCATTTTTGGCTTCCTGGCCTTTGGCTTTGTGCTCATTACCTTCAGCTGCCACTTCTACGACTTCTTCAACCAGGCTGAGTGGGAGCGCAGCTTCCGGGACTATGTGCT GTGTCAGGCCAATGTGACCATCGGACTGCCCACCAAGAAGCCCATCCCTGACTGTGAGATCAAGAATCGCCCGAGCCTTCTGGTGGAGAAGATCAACCTGTTTGCCATGTTTGGAACTGGCATTGCCATGAGCACCTGGGTCTGGACCAAGGCCACGCTGCTCATCTGGAGGCGTACCTGGTGCAG GTTGACTGGGCAGAGTGACGATGAGCCCAAGCGGATCAAGAAGAGCAAGATGATTGCCAAGGCCTTCTCCAAGCGGCATGAGCTCCTACAGAACCCGGGCCAGGAGCTGTCCTTCAGCATGCACACTGTGTCCCACGATGGGCCTGTGG CGGGCTTGGCCTTTGATCTCAATGAGCCCTCAGCTGATGTCTCCTCTGCCTGGGCCCAGCATGTCACCAAGATGGTGGCTCGGAGAGGAGCCATACTGCCCCAGGATATTTCTGTCACCCCTGTGGCAACTCCAG TGCCCCCAGAGGAACAAGCCAACCTATGGCTGGTTGAGGCAGAGATCTCCCCAGAACTGCAGAAGCGCCTGGGccggaagaagaagaggaggaagaggaagaaggaggtgtGTCCGCTGGCGCCGCCCCCTGAGCTTCATCCTCCTGCCCCTGCGCCCAGTACGGTTCCTCGACTGCCTCAGCTGCCCCGGCAGAAATGCCTGGTGGCTGCAGGTGCATGGGGAGCTGGGGACTCTTGCCGACAGGGAGCGTGGACCCTGGTCTCCAACCCATTCTGCCCAGAGCCCAGTCCCCCTCAGGATCCATTTCTGCCTAGTGCACCAGCCCCCATGGCCTGGGCTCACGGCCACCGACAGGGCCTGGGGCCCATTCACTCCCGCACCAACCTGATGGAGGCAGAACTCATGGATGCAGACTCAGACTTCTGA